In one Nocardioides sp. NBC_00368 genomic region, the following are encoded:
- a CDS encoding TetR/AcrR family transcriptional regulator encodes MSRQRLHTLDDLLDVAEQIVTSGDPSGLTLRSLAAAAGASNGTIYHAFGSKDVLLARLWLRSWCRLGDLMAEAMAEGATGADAVVAVALSPVEFVRRFPASARLFFVQRRDQLFSADLPPEIETELSSVQEKFVEVLIALARGVWDRGDRIAVEAIAVCVVDLPGGILRRCLLEDREADAATAARLEAAVRAILAVPLEPRPAKASPADPSTPRSNP; translated from the coding sequence ATGTCCCGACAGCGGCTTCACACGCTCGACGACCTCCTCGACGTCGCCGAGCAGATCGTGACCAGCGGTGACCCCTCCGGTCTGACGCTGCGCTCGCTGGCCGCTGCGGCGGGGGCGTCGAACGGGACGATCTATCACGCGTTCGGCTCGAAGGACGTGCTCCTCGCGCGGCTGTGGCTGCGGTCCTGGTGCCGGCTGGGCGACCTGATGGCGGAGGCGATGGCCGAGGGCGCCACCGGCGCGGATGCGGTCGTGGCGGTTGCGTTGAGCCCCGTCGAGTTCGTACGCCGCTTCCCGGCCAGCGCCCGATTGTTCTTCGTCCAACGCCGCGACCAGCTCTTCTCCGCCGACCTTCCGCCCGAGATCGAGACCGAGCTGAGCTCCGTGCAGGAGAAGTTCGTCGAGGTGCTGATCGCGCTGGCGCGCGGGGTGTGGGACCGCGGCGACCGGATCGCGGTCGAGGCGATCGCGGTCTGTGTCGTCGACCTGCCCGGCGGCATCCTGCGCCGCTGCCTCCTCGAGGACCGCGAGGCCGACGCGGCGACCGCCGCCCGCCTGGAGGCCGCCGTCCGCGCCATCCTCGCCGTCCCGCTCGAACCGCGTCCGGCCAAGGCATCACCCGCAGATCCGTCCACACCGAGGAGCAACCCGTGA
- a CDS encoding nucleotidyltransferase domain-containing protein: MDSPNRPDPVAAAQDLVLARFPRAEQAWLGGSVVLGGATPMSDLDVTVLDPTATAHRESLRHLGWPVELFVHTEASIRHFVGRDLTDRKPTMARLVARGVPLLPGDGGTEVRRYCDDVLQAGPTPLPASALASARYALSDLVDDLQGAGAGPERTAIAVETWRRTAELVLDVNGCWHGGGKWLVRELIAFDVAAETTWTASLDAGLASALAGDTVLLEQAAEECLALAGGRLWEGFHQAASIDQCR, encoded by the coding sequence ATGGATTCTCCGAACCGCCCGGACCCGGTCGCGGCCGCGCAAGACCTGGTCCTCGCCCGCTTCCCGCGTGCGGAGCAGGCGTGGCTCGGCGGGTCGGTGGTCCTCGGCGGCGCGACGCCCATGTCAGATCTCGACGTCACCGTGCTCGACCCGACCGCGACGGCCCACCGCGAGTCGCTGCGTCATCTGGGCTGGCCGGTCGAGCTCTTCGTGCACACCGAGGCGAGCATCCGCCACTTCGTCGGGCGGGATCTGACCGACCGCAAGCCCACGATGGCGCGGCTCGTCGCTCGAGGCGTCCCCCTTCTTCCAGGTGACGGCGGAACGGAGGTACGTCGCTACTGCGACGACGTCCTCCAGGCCGGCCCCACTCCCCTGCCGGCCTCGGCGCTGGCGAGCGCCAGGTATGCGCTGAGCGATCTCGTCGACGACCTGCAAGGCGCCGGCGCGGGGCCGGAGCGCACCGCGATCGCTGTCGAGACGTGGCGGCGTACGGCCGAGCTGGTCCTCGACGTCAACGGCTGCTGGCACGGCGGCGGGAAGTGGCTGGTGCGCGAGCTGATCGCCTTCGACGTTGCAGCCGAGACCACCTGGACAGCCAGCCTCGACGCCGGCCTCGCCTCGGCTCTCGCCGGCGACACGGTCCTGCTCGAGCAGGCTGCCGAGGAATGCCTCGCCCTGGCCGGCGGTCGCCTCTGGGAGGGTTTCCACCAGGCGGCCTCGATCGACCAGTGTCGGTGA
- a CDS encoding class E sortase codes for MKITSFRAVAAVLGALAFGGCGTETPSVQSTPTPSASPSATASPSPTASPTATETAPLSSEGTPMRGELSIPKIGVTDLEVVPYRGWTDDAPGTEIQNGGVAASPYGPRGGTGPGGIGNYQVTAHRLSSTQAFLRLPELEPGDRVRVRTEEATYVYRISSTRETSFRSVASLRAQRAPVPGKPGEEPTRAMITLSTCATPEDHAAGNYWADEFDNPEHRIDKIGVLVAIR; via the coding sequence ATGAAGATCACATCGTTCCGGGCCGTCGCCGCGGTCCTCGGGGCCCTGGCGTTCGGCGGGTGCGGCACCGAGACCCCCTCGGTGCAGAGCACGCCCACTCCGTCGGCCTCGCCGTCGGCGACGGCATCGCCGAGTCCCACCGCGTCACCGACCGCTACCGAGACCGCACCGCTGTCCTCGGAAGGCACCCCGATGCGCGGCGAGCTGTCGATCCCCAAGATCGGCGTCACCGACCTCGAGGTCGTGCCCTACCGCGGCTGGACCGACGACGCTCCCGGCACCGAGATCCAGAACGGCGGCGTGGCGGCCAGCCCGTACGGTCCTCGCGGCGGCACCGGGCCGGGCGGGATCGGCAACTACCAGGTGACCGCCCACCGGCTCTCCTCCACGCAGGCGTTCCTCAGGCTGCCGGAGCTCGAACCGGGTGACCGGGTCCGAGTGCGCACCGAGGAGGCGACGTACGTCTATCGCATCAGCAGCACCCGGGAGACGTCGTTCCGGTCGGTGGCTTCGCTGCGGGCGCAGCGGGCGCCGGTCCCGGGGAAGCCGGGCGAGGAGCCCACCCGCGCGATGATCACGCTGTCGACGTGCGCGACGCCCGAGGATCACGCGGCCGGCAACTACTGGGCCGACGAGTTCGACAACCCGGAGCACCGGATCGACAAGATCGGCGTCCTGGTCGCCATCCGCTGA
- a CDS encoding LVIVD repeat-containing protein — MGRKGRLSSAFVAAALLLGGQLWAAGSVSSHPGQHGPTEGHLTGSGAFGTIDLLSVERLTTTPELVADVAVSPDGQWAYLANWGEPDCAGPEVGGQTSPDAGAWVVDISDLEDPKKVGFIPSSQDTRPGEGMQVVTITTPRFSGEVLVMNNEQCGKNGRGGISLYDVTNPRKPVKLSEHFGDRANISRGDANDIHSAFAWDTGDKAYVVMVDNFETTDVDILDITNPKRPRLVRELDLDSMFPGVTQVQLGLVQINLHDVVVKKIDGRWVMLLSYWDGGYIQLDVDDPANPTLIGDTDFTNPDPELLESTGTALLPEGNGHQAEFTADNQYFIGTDEDFAPYGATDFGISSGAFAGDYPSVPVPGSAPIVVLPDERLNGPVVYGGYGCPDSAPIPSPSSIPGYETSLAAGEESIVVLQRGPTGDPSAPGAACFPGEKAHQAVQAGWDAVVFVQRHGGTENPPFCGSGAFVDAVVGVCTNHEAYHKMFNTGPFAPPWTYPDGPPIGTVGERIDATAAFDGWGYVHLFSNTATDGKFAELDTYAIDEAHEEAYATGHGDLSVHEVATHPDDPARSYLSYYAGGLRALEIQGTELVEVGGYLDESGNNFWGVEVFVRDGRTIILGSDRDSGLWIFEDTGQG; from the coding sequence ATGGGTCGCAAGGGTCGTCTTTCGTCAGCGTTCGTCGCCGCAGCCCTACTGCTCGGCGGACAGCTGTGGGCAGCGGGGTCAGTGAGCTCGCACCCCGGTCAGCACGGCCCGACCGAGGGGCACCTGACCGGCAGCGGGGCGTTCGGCACCATCGACCTGTTGTCGGTCGAGCGTCTCACCACCACGCCCGAGCTCGTCGCCGACGTGGCCGTCAGCCCGGACGGGCAGTGGGCGTACCTCGCGAACTGGGGCGAGCCTGACTGTGCAGGACCAGAGGTCGGCGGCCAGACCTCGCCGGACGCAGGCGCATGGGTCGTCGACATCAGCGATCTCGAGGATCCGAAGAAGGTCGGCTTCATCCCCTCCAGCCAGGACACCCGACCGGGCGAGGGGATGCAGGTGGTCACGATCACCACTCCCAGGTTCAGTGGCGAGGTCCTCGTGATGAACAACGAGCAGTGCGGCAAGAACGGCCGCGGTGGGATCTCCCTGTATGACGTCACCAACCCGAGGAAGCCGGTAAAGCTCTCCGAGCACTTCGGCGACCGCGCCAACATCTCGCGCGGGGACGCGAACGACATCCACAGCGCGTTCGCCTGGGACACCGGAGACAAGGCCTACGTGGTCATGGTCGACAACTTCGAGACGACCGACGTCGACATCCTCGACATCACCAACCCCAAGCGCCCGCGACTCGTCCGCGAGCTCGACCTCGACTCCATGTTCCCCGGGGTCACCCAGGTCCAGCTCGGGCTCGTGCAGATCAACTTGCACGACGTCGTCGTCAAGAAGATCGACGGCCGGTGGGTGATGCTGCTGTCGTACTGGGACGGCGGGTACATCCAGCTCGACGTCGACGATCCGGCCAACCCGACCCTGATCGGTGACACGGACTTCACCAACCCCGATCCCGAGCTGCTGGAGTCGACGGGGACCGCCTTGCTGCCGGAAGGCAACGGGCACCAGGCGGAGTTCACGGCGGACAACCAGTACTTCATCGGCACCGACGAGGACTTCGCCCCCTACGGCGCCACCGACTTCGGGATCTCCAGCGGCGCGTTCGCCGGCGACTACCCGTCCGTGCCGGTGCCCGGATCCGCCCCGATCGTGGTCCTCCCCGACGAGCGTCTGAACGGACCTGTCGTCTACGGCGGCTACGGCTGTCCGGACTCGGCGCCGATCCCGTCGCCGAGCTCGATCCCCGGCTACGAGACCTCGCTCGCAGCGGGTGAGGAGAGCATCGTGGTGCTGCAGCGCGGGCCGACCGGCGACCCGAGTGCGCCGGGGGCGGCGTGCTTCCCGGGCGAGAAGGCGCACCAGGCCGTACAAGCCGGCTGGGACGCGGTGGTCTTCGTCCAGCGGCACGGCGGCACCGAGAACCCGCCGTTCTGCGGATCGGGTGCCTTCGTCGACGCGGTGGTCGGTGTCTGCACCAACCACGAGGCTTACCACAAGATGTTCAACACCGGCCCGTTCGCGCCGCCGTGGACCTATCCCGACGGACCGCCGATCGGGACCGTCGGCGAGCGCATCGATGCGACAGCTGCCTTCGACGGCTGGGGCTACGTCCACCTGTTCAGCAACACGGCGACCGACGGCAAGTTCGCCGAGCTCGACACCTACGCGATCGACGAGGCTCACGAGGAGGCGTACGCGACGGGGCACGGCGACCTGTCGGTGCACGAGGTCGCCACCCACCCGGACGATCCGGCTCGGTCGTACCTGTCGTACTACGCCGGAGGGCTCCGAGCACTCGAGATCCAGGGCACCGAGCTGGTGGAGGTCGGCGGCTACCTCGACGAGAGCGGCAACAACTTCTGGGGCGTCGAGGTGTTCGTCCGCGACGGTCGGACGATCATCCTCGGAAGCGACCGCGACAGTGGTCTGTGGATCTTCGAGGACACCGGCCAGGGTTGA
- a CDS encoding class I SAM-dependent methyltransferase — translation MDASQQTADEVAERLFGSLLGTVEIVSVFIGDRLGWYRSLADEGPASAVELAERTETQVRFAREWLEQQAVSGLLVVEADGSPDERRFAIPASTAEVMTDSTSLAYLAPIARMFGAVGPALPRLMEAYRNGGGVSWDELGDDARQSQADANRPWYEKQLGPALAGVPVVHDALSAEGCRILDVGCGGGWSSIALARAYPEATVLGIDIDQPSVDMAVANAREAGVEDRVRFLCQDAATIQEGTVDVAFAFECVHDMPRPVDVLSAVRKTLAPGGSMVVMDEAVADSFAPDGDELERIMYGFSLLVCLPDGLSSPPSVGTGTVMRPSTLKSYGEAAGFSGFEVLPIEDFGFWRFYRLS, via the coding sequence ATGGATGCATCGCAGCAGACGGCGGATGAGGTTGCCGAGCGGCTCTTCGGGTCGCTCCTCGGCACGGTGGAGATCGTCTCGGTGTTCATCGGGGATCGGCTCGGTTGGTATCGGTCGCTGGCGGATGAGGGGCCGGCGAGTGCGGTCGAGCTGGCGGAGCGTACGGAGACACAGGTTCGGTTCGCACGGGAGTGGCTCGAGCAGCAGGCGGTGAGCGGTCTGTTGGTGGTCGAGGCCGACGGCAGCCCCGATGAGCGGCGGTTCGCGATACCGGCCAGCACGGCGGAGGTGATGACGGACTCGACGAGCCTGGCCTATCTGGCGCCCATAGCCCGGATGTTCGGGGCGGTGGGACCGGCGCTGCCGAGGCTCATGGAGGCGTACCGGAATGGTGGTGGGGTGAGCTGGGACGAGCTGGGCGATGACGCTCGGCAGTCGCAGGCGGATGCCAATCGGCCGTGGTACGAGAAACAGCTCGGGCCGGCGCTGGCCGGCGTGCCGGTCGTCCATGACGCACTGTCCGCAGAAGGCTGTCGGATCCTCGACGTGGGCTGCGGTGGGGGATGGTCGAGCATCGCCTTGGCTCGTGCCTACCCCGAGGCCACCGTGCTCGGCATCGACATCGACCAGCCGTCGGTCGACATGGCGGTGGCGAACGCCCGCGAGGCAGGGGTCGAAGATCGGGTGCGGTTCCTGTGCCAGGACGCAGCGACGATCCAGGAGGGGACGGTCGACGTGGCGTTCGCGTTCGAGTGTGTGCATGACATGCCGCGGCCGGTCGACGTCCTCAGCGCAGTCAGGAAGACGCTCGCGCCTGGGGGCTCCATGGTGGTGATGGACGAGGCCGTGGCGGACAGCTTCGCTCCGGACGGCGACGAGCTGGAGCGGATCATGTACGGCTTCAGCCTGCTGGTGTGTCTGCCGGACGGGCTCTCGTCGCCTCCGAGCGTCGGGACCGGAACGGTCATGCGGCCGTCCACCTTGAAGAGCTACGGCGAGGCGGCGGGCTTCAGCGGGTTCGAGGTGCTCCCGATCGAAGACTTCGGATTCTGGCGCTTCTACCGGCTGTCTTGA
- a CDS encoding GmrSD restriction endonuclease domain-containing protein, with translation MDTNVRTPQEVFYLPQHLVVPLFQRPYVWTETDQWLPLWTDVVRMAELRIKDPHTPARHFLGAVVLQAGIPIVGTVPTWNIIDGQQRITTLQVLTDAAALVFKSRGIDVLAQQLGDLTHNRPHFGEDGRSRKLVHTNRDGSAFAEVMEAEPPVDYTALSHSGALITKAHAFFSDQVARWLDEDGDTLGAMDQRATALTGVIAQGLQLVVIDLKADENSQEIFETLNARGTPLTAADLIKNFVFQKLDAEGGDVAKAYAEDWPFETPFWEAEVSAGRYLISRSSLFLTQWLQSRIGEEISPRQTFVRFKHHVDHEAGSSVSELLQLIKKQAESYAGWQTNAGDPTRPLTVPERAFYRMQAAGVEILKPIVIWLHDPSLAIPAETADEVTNMVESWVVRRQILRLTSANLGRTVAEIIKAFRTSPADGLAAHIRDYLTTLNAASNYWPGDEEIRQHLADEQAYRRYPRARLRMFLETVEDQLRATHRSPNVPRNGFPIEHILPQSWQQHWSVEGLEAEVDRGEHVHRLGNLTLLTSSLNSTVSNGSWSTKRSKLDSADVFLLNRAVKHVDEWNEASIDDRTAIMAEALLSAWPVPPGHIGAVADSAPAAEKWVEIKHLLAAGLLSAGTVLVARPGNWATTTATVTETGQLDITGALYESPSAAASAVRGGNTNGWKFWRLEDGRLLADVRASLRGEKPSPRAGRFDWSPMHAILEALPTGHWTSYSELADAVGTAPQPVGNHIAACTHCANAWRVLTWDGRIAPYFAWVDPSDTRDPQAMLLADGVRLFDGKADPAQLLRSDQLASLIEEPTLKV, from the coding sequence GTGGACACCAACGTGCGGACGCCTCAAGAAGTCTTCTACCTGCCGCAGCATTTAGTCGTGCCACTGTTCCAGCGTCCGTACGTGTGGACCGAGACCGACCAGTGGCTACCGCTTTGGACCGACGTTGTCCGTATGGCCGAGCTGCGGATCAAGGACCCACACACGCCGGCTCGTCATTTCCTCGGAGCGGTGGTGTTGCAGGCCGGCATTCCGATCGTCGGCACGGTGCCGACCTGGAACATCATCGACGGGCAGCAGCGGATCACGACGCTCCAGGTACTGACCGATGCTGCGGCGTTAGTCTTCAAGAGCCGCGGGATCGACGTACTCGCGCAACAGCTAGGTGACCTGACACATAATCGACCACACTTCGGCGAAGATGGTCGTTCTCGAAAACTCGTCCACACGAATCGAGACGGATCCGCGTTCGCGGAGGTGATGGAGGCTGAGCCACCGGTCGACTACACAGCGTTGTCGCACTCAGGCGCACTGATTACTAAAGCTCATGCGTTTTTCTCAGACCAAGTCGCCAGATGGCTCGATGAAGACGGCGACACACTTGGCGCGATGGATCAGAGGGCTACTGCCTTGACTGGCGTCATCGCGCAGGGCCTTCAACTGGTGGTCATCGACCTCAAGGCCGATGAGAACTCTCAGGAGATCTTCGAGACGCTCAACGCGCGTGGTACGCCCCTGACTGCAGCTGACCTCATCAAGAACTTCGTCTTCCAGAAGCTGGATGCCGAAGGAGGAGACGTCGCGAAGGCGTACGCCGAGGACTGGCCGTTCGAAACACCGTTCTGGGAGGCCGAGGTCAGCGCGGGTCGATACCTCATCAGCCGCAGTTCGCTCTTCCTCACCCAGTGGCTGCAGTCGCGGATCGGAGAAGAGATCAGCCCTCGTCAGACCTTCGTCCGGTTCAAGCATCACGTCGACCACGAGGCCGGTTCATCGGTAAGCGAGCTCCTGCAGCTCATTAAGAAGCAGGCCGAATCCTATGCGGGCTGGCAGACCAACGCCGGCGATCCCACACGCCCACTGACGGTGCCCGAGCGTGCCTTCTATCGCATGCAGGCGGCTGGCGTCGAGATTCTCAAGCCCATCGTGATCTGGCTCCACGACCCGTCCCTCGCCATTCCGGCGGAAACGGCCGATGAGGTCACCAACATGGTCGAGTCGTGGGTCGTGCGCCGGCAGATTCTCCGGCTGACCTCTGCCAACCTCGGCCGAACGGTCGCCGAGATCATCAAGGCGTTCCGCACATCCCCGGCCGACGGGTTGGCCGCTCACATCCGGGACTACCTGACCACGCTCAACGCCGCCTCGAACTACTGGCCCGGAGATGAAGAGATCCGTCAACACCTAGCAGACGAACAGGCCTACCGTCGGTACCCGCGAGCCCGACTTCGGATGTTCCTGGAGACCGTCGAGGACCAACTGCGTGCAACCCACCGGTCGCCGAATGTCCCCCGCAACGGTTTTCCGATTGAGCACATTCTCCCCCAGTCCTGGCAGCAGCACTGGTCTGTCGAGGGGCTCGAGGCGGAGGTCGATCGGGGCGAGCATGTGCACCGCCTCGGAAATCTCACGCTGCTCACATCGAGTCTCAACAGCACTGTGTCGAATGGATCGTGGTCGACGAAACGCTCGAAGCTCGACAGCGCCGATGTATTTCTCCTCAATCGTGCGGTCAAGCACGTTGATGAGTGGAACGAGGCCAGCATCGATGATCGCACCGCGATAATGGCGGAGGCCCTCCTATCAGCATGGCCGGTACCGCCGGGCCACATAGGCGCCGTCGCAGACAGCGCTCCCGCAGCAGAGAAGTGGGTGGAGATCAAGCACCTGCTGGCTGCCGGGCTTCTAAGCGCTGGAACAGTCTTGGTCGCTCGGCCAGGCAACTGGGCGACAACGACCGCGACAGTCACAGAAACCGGTCAGCTCGACATAACGGGTGCTCTCTATGAATCACCATCAGCCGCAGCGTCGGCGGTCCGTGGAGGCAACACCAACGGGTGGAAGTTCTGGCGGCTCGAGGACGGCCGGCTCCTCGCGGACGTGCGCGCCTCGCTACGAGGCGAGAAACCGAGCCCCCGCGCCGGACGCTTCGACTGGTCTCCGATGCACGCAATCCTCGAAGCCCTTCCCACAGGTCATTGGACGTCCTACTCCGAACTCGCAGACGCAGTAGGCACTGCACCACAGCCCGTCGGCAACCACATCGCTGCGTGTACTCACTGCGCAAACGCGTGGCGGGTTCTAACCTGGGACGGCCGGATCGCACCGTACTTCGCGTGGGTAGACCCGAGCGACACTCGCGACCCTCAGGCCATGCTTCTTGCCGACGGGGTGCGCCTATTCGACGGCAAGGCAGATCCAGCCCAGTTGCTGCGTAGTGACCAACTCGCCAGCCTCATCGAGGAGCCGACCTTGAAGGTCTGA
- a CDS encoding HAD hydrolase family protein, which produces MFGTAGEAYAGANAAPEARGAATKVIGSNREDGVVRHLTASWPQGEDALVSRLPCGSRP; this is translated from the coding sequence ATGTTCGGGACAGCCGGTGAGGCGTACGCCGGCGCCAACGCCGCCCCGGAGGCCCGAGGTGCCGCGACCAAGGTGATCGGCTCGAACCGGGAGGACGGTGTCGTACGCCATCTCACCGCTTCCTGGCCCCAGGGAGAAGACGCGCTCGTCAGTCGTCTTCCATGCGGAAGCCGACCTTGA
- a CDS encoding dodecin yields the protein MSAHTYRVTEIVGTSEVGLEDAIRSGLGRAAQTLRHLDWFEVTQIRGHLEEGEIQHFQVGLKVGFRMEDD from the coding sequence ATGTCTGCGCACACCTACCGCGTCACCGAGATCGTCGGAACCTCCGAGGTCGGGCTCGAGGACGCCATCCGCAGCGGTCTCGGTCGCGCCGCCCAGACCCTGCGTCACCTGGACTGGTTCGAGGTCACCCAGATCCGCGGCCACCTCGAGGAGGGCGAGATCCAGCACTTCCAGGTCGGGCTCAAGGTCGGCTTCCGCATGGAAGACGACTGA